In Dermacentor variabilis isolate Ectoservices chromosome 7, ASM5094787v1, whole genome shotgun sequence, a genomic segment contains:
- the LOC142589018 gene encoding cystatin-2-like: protein MVPGFTGPFGMAVVLFAAFLCCASETPTIKGGWSRKRVGENAIFEEVAHYAISQQVGGREFFDTVLELLEVDTQTVAGTNYRIKFKIAESTCRVTEVYSKEACLPKSRTVVKDTCTAVVYDVPWLNERSVSSFNCEGTTTST, encoded by the exons ATGGTTCCTGGTTTCACCGGCCCATTTGGGATGGCGGTGGTCCTATTCGCCGCCTTCCTGTGCTGCGCATCTGAGACGCCCACGATCAAGGGTGGCTGGAGCAGGAAACGCGTGGGTGAAAATGCGATATTTGAGGAGGTGGCGCATTACGCTATATCCCAGCAAGTCGGCGGTCGAGAATTCTTCGACACCGTGCTCGAGCTCCTCGAAGTTGACACCCAG ACTGTGGCGGGCACAAACTACCGAATCAAGTTCAAGATAGCAGAATCAACCTGCAGGGTGACTGAAGTTTACAGCAAGGAGGCCTGCCTTCCCAAGTCTAGAACG GTGGTCAAGGACACTTGCACTGCGGTCGTCTACGATGTGCCTTGGCTGAACGAGCGCTCGGTGTCCTCTTTCAACTGCGAAGGAACTACCACGTCAACATAG